TTCGGCGGCGGCAAATCCCTTGTCGACCGCGACGATCAGCGCGGCGGCATCGACCAGCGGGATGAACCCGATGCGGAGGGGGGGCGTCATTTCAGCATCTCCGACGCGGTGATGATCGACTGCGCGATCTCGCCGATTTTCTTCTTCTCGCGCATCGCGGTCGAGCGCAGCAGCACATAGGCCTCGTCCTCGTTGAGGCCCTTGACCTTCATCAGGATGCCCTTGGCGCGTTCGATGACCTTGCGGTCTTCGAGCTGCGACTTGGTGCGTTCCAGCTCTTCCTGGAGCTTGGCAAAGGCGTTGAAGCGGGACACGCAGAGGTCGAGGATCGGCTTGATGCGCTCCTTTTTCAGCCCGTCGACGATGTAGGCGGAAACCCCCGCCTCGACCGAGGCCTGGATCGAGGCTGAATCGCTCTGGTCGACGAACATCGCGATCGGCCGCTTCACCGCGCGGCTGACCTGGAACATCGCCTCAAGCACGTCGCGGCTGGGGTTCTCCAGATCGATCAGGATGATGTCGGGGTCGACCGCATAAATACGGGCCAGCAGGCTCTGCATCTCATTGATGTGGACGACCTGGGTAAACCCGGCCTCTCGCAGCCCCTCCTGGAGGATCGCAGCCCGGATCGGGCTTTCGTCGACGATCACGATCTTGGGCGACTGTTCGGCGCTCATGGCTCACTCACGGAAGGTGTTCCTCCATAGCATGCCGGGACGCCCTGCAAAGGGTTGTAATTATGGGCAATTGGGACTAGCTCAGGCCTGTCAATCAGGCAGATTTGGATATGGATCAGACGGCTGCGCCCAAGGTCAGCTTCGTGTCGCTCGGATGTCCCAAGGCATTGGTGGATTCCGAGCGCATCATCACGCGCCTGCGCGCCGAGGGCTATGAGCTCGCCCGCAAGCATGATGGAGCCGACATCGTCATCGTCAACACCTGCGGCTTCCTCGACAGCGCCAAGCAGGAATCGCTCTCGGCGATCGGCGAAGCCATGGCCGAGAACGGCAAGGTGATCGTCACAGGCTGCATGGGCGCCGAACCGGAAGCGATCGAGCAGGCCTATCCGGGCGTGCTCTCCATCACCGGCCCGCAGCAATATGAGAGCGTGCTCGACGCCGTGCACCGCGCGCTGCCGCCGGCGCACAATCCACACATGGACCTGGTGCCGCCGCAGGGCATCAAGCTGACGCCGCGCCATTACGCGTATTTGAAGATCTCCGAGGGCTGCAACAACCGTTGCACCTTCTGCATCATCCCGAAGCTGCGCGGCGATCTCGTCTCGCGCCCGGCCAATGACGTGCTGCGCGAGGCCGAGCGGCTGGTCGGCGCCGGCGTCAAGGAGCTGCTGGTGATCTCGCAGGACACTTCGGCCTATGGCGTCGATCTCAAATATGCCGAGAGCCCGTGGAAGGACCGCCAGGTCCGCGCCAGATTCCTCGACCTCGCCCGCGAGCTCGGCGAGTTAGGCGCTTGGGTCCGGCTGCAATACGTCTATCCCTACCCGCATGTCGACGAGGTCATCGCGCTGATGAACGAGGGCAAGGTGCTGCCCTATCTCGACATCCCGTTCCAGCATGCGAGCCCCGACGTGCTGAAGGCGATGAAGCGCCCGGCGGCGCAGGACAAGACGCTGGCGCGCATCAAGCGCTGGCGTGAAGAGTGTCCCGATCTCGCTTTGCGCTCGACCTTCATCGTCGGCTTCCCAGGCGAGACCGACGCCGACTTCGCCTATCTGCTCGACTGGCTGGACGAGGCCGAAATCGACCGCCTCGGCTGCTTCAAATACGAGCCGGTTGCCGGTGCGACCTCGAACGCGATCGAGAACCCGGTGCCGGAAGAGATCAAGCAGGAGCGTTACAACGCGCTGATGGCGCGCCAGCAGAAGATCTCCGCGCGCCGGCTGAAGCGCAAGGTCGGCACCCGCCAGCAGATCATCATCGACGAGGTCGGCCCGACGGTGGCCAAGGGCCGCTCGAAGGCCGACGCACCGGAGATCGACGGCGCGGTGTATCTCACGAGCCGCCGTCCCTTGCGCGTCGGCGAGATCGTCACCGCCAAGATCGAACGCGCCGACCAGTATGATCTGCACGGCAGCGTCGCGGGGTTCTGACGGTCACGGCGTCATGTCCCTTTGCTCGACGCATGCTGTCCGTCATGCGCGGCGAACACGTCCTTGGCTGCGAACAGCCCGTTGAGCGCCGCCGGGAAACCCGCATAGACGGCCATCTGCATGATGACCTCCACGATCTCGTCGCGGGAAAGCCCGACGTTCAGACCCGCCTCGATATGCACTTTGAGCTGTGGCGCGGCATTGCCAAGCGCCGTCAGCGCAGCGATCGTCGCGATCTCCCGATCGCGCAGGCCGAGGCCCGGCCGGCAGTAGATGTCGCCGAAGGGAAACTCGATCACGTATCGTGCGAAGTCCGGAGCGATGTCGGCGAGCGAAGCGATGACTTTCTCGCCGGCACTGCCGTCAATGCGTGACAGGGCCCGCTGACCGCGATCGAAGCGGCTTTCGGCTTGTGTTTGGGCGTGCGTCATTTTCCTTCGTCCTCTGTTCGTCGCCGGCGTAGCCGGCGATCTTGGTATCAAGGACGAGCAGGCATTCCTGGAGTTCGGCGATCTGCGTGCGAACCTGTTCCCGGTGGACTTCCAGCATCTGCCGCCGGGCTGGCCCGGTGGCGTCGCCGTCGTCACGAAGCGCCGCGTAACGCAACATGTCGCGGATCGGCATTCCCGTGGTCTTGAGCCGACCGAGGAATTCGATCCATGTGAGGATCGATGCGTCAAAATCACGTTGACCGGAGCGATCCCGGTCAGCGTATGGCAGCAGCCCGATGCGCTCGTAGTAGCGCAGCGTGTGGGTCGACAAGCCGGTTCGTTTTGCAAGGTCGCCGATCTTCATGGGTGCCCGTTCTCGTACTGACGCACGTACAGATACCCCTTCGAGTGCGCTCTAAGTCAAGAGGGCATCGAAGGTGCCGTCCCCGCGAGGAAAAGCAGAAGCTACAACGCACTGAATTCCGAGACTTCAGGAGGCCGTCAGCCATTTCGGCACCCAGCGCTCCGGGCGCGGGGCGCGGGCGAGATCGGCCTGCGCCTCGGACAAGGTTGCCGGCTCGCCTTCGATGGTCGGGCGCACATCGTACTCGAAATTCGGCATGACGCGGCCGTCGGCATGGAGGCCGAAATTCATCGCGTACCACAGGCCGAGCTCGGGCTGCGCCTTGCGCATTTCCTCGCGCAGGTCGCGCAGCAGGGATTCGATCGAGGCGGCTTCCTCGAACGGCTGCGGTCCGCGCGAGAGCACGCGCGCCTGGTACTGCTTGCCGACGATCGCGATCTCGAAGCGAGTCTGGTCCCAGGGTTTCTTGCCCTTCGGCAGGTGGGCGGCCAGCCGCCAGCCGAGTTCGGCCATCAGGCGATGATTGGCCCAATAGTCTTCGCGATCCCGGCTCCATTTTTCCATGAAGCCGCGGAAGTCGGGCAGCTCCGACGAATTATCGTCGGCCGTCGCCGGCTCGCCAAGCGGTCGCCCGGCCAGCCATTGCGCGAGCTCGACCGTCTGCGGCTCGACTTCGTCATGCGGCTTGAGATCGCTCCAGGCCTTGTCGAACTGCTGCGACGTCAGTTTTGCGAGCAGGCCGTCGAGGCTCGGCGCCAGCAGCTGGTAGTCGCCCTCCGATCCCAGTCCCACGATCGGTGGATTGTCGCGGTCGAGACCGGCGCCGTACCAGCCGCCGACCGCCGATCCGTCCGGCAGCCGCATGAAAAGCGAAAACCTGTCTCGCAAGGGACTGCCGTCGGTGATCGGCGCGTGATCCGAAAACTGGCCCTGCAGCGAGAAGCAGCCGACGCTGCCCCAGGGACGCCCCTCGAGCCAGCTGGCAAAGTCGACCAGCAGCGGCGGCGCTTCCATGCCCGGCGGAAATGCGCCGCGAATGCTTTCGAGGTCAATGGGATAAGGCGTATCGGACAAGGCTGAAAACTGTCTGGTTGGTCCCGTCCCTCTTGGTCTGAGCCGAGTTGCGTCGGGTTCGAACCAAGTCGCGTCCTTCGATCACAAACGCGCCAGAAGAGCGATGGTTTCTTCGGGTTGAGCGATCAACCAGGAAAAACGACCAGTATCTGGAGTGGGCTGCGTGCACCTGCACCATCATGCCGGTGCTCTTTTCGTCGTCTCCGCCGGCGCGACGCAACCCGCGCGAGACTGCCGGCGCGCTGCAATGTGACACTATATTGCATTCACGCAGGGGTCACGGACTCGTCCTAGTTCTGGCGCGCCCTTCAACGCGAGCGAGGAATGAGGATGAGCCGTCTCTCGGACATGCTGCGCACGCAGCGCTTCGACGATTACCGCTTCTACCACCAGAGCACTGTCAACCAGACATTGCACCTGGTCAGCGCCTTGATCTTCCTCGGTTGCTACGCGTTGCTGTTCGCAGACCCTGCGCTTGCCGGCATCGTCGGCTGGCTGGCGATGTTGACGCGGCAGACCGGGCATTTCTTCTTCGAGCCGAACGGCTATGACGCGGTCAACGACGTCAGCAATGATTACAAGGAGGCGGTGAAGGTCGGCTACAACCAGACCCGCAAGATCGTCCTGCTGCTGGTCTGGGGCAGCGCGCCGATCGCTTTGTACGCGTTCCCTGCCCTGTTCGGTCTGTTCGATCCGCCCGCCACGCGTCTCGATTTCGTCCGTCACGTCGGCGCGCTCTGGCTCGCGATCGGTATCGGCGGCGGCCTCATTCGCATGATCCAGCTGTTTGTCACGCGCGACGTCACGACCAGCCTCGTCTGGGGGTTCAAGGTGCTGACCGATCCCTTCCACAACATCGCGCTGTACTGGAATTCGCCGCTCAAGCTGATGCGCGGCGAGTTGATCGACACCTCGATTGCGGATGCGGATTGGGGTGCGGACAACGCCGAGGAAGCGCCGCACCTGACCTGACCGATGCACGCCAGAGCTGTGTCTTGCAAAACGACCGCTTGACAAGTCCTGCCGTTCGCATGTATTTCGCCGCCCCATGATCAACGCCCGGACCAATCAGCGCACCGAAATGCTCCGCCGTCGCTCCCGCGACGACGAGAGGGTGCGCCATGTCCGACGACGCCGCTGAACCACTGAAATTCAGCCGAGTTTTCGAGAAGGCCGCACCCGCAAGGTGCGGCCTTTCTGCTTTTTGCCCCCCATTTCCACCCGCCTCCAGAGGAGTACGACATGACCACGCATCCGTATGACGCGCTGATGGACATCACCGCACGGCCGAAGGCCGTGTTCGTCCGCGGCGCTGGCTCCTACCTCTGGGACGACGGCCGCAAGCGCTATCTCGATTTCGTGCAGGGCTGGGCCGTGAACTGCCTTGGTCACTCCCCGGCCGTGATCGCGGAAGCTCTTGCCGCGCAAGCCAACCGGCTGCTGACGCCGAGCCCGGCCTTCTACAACGAGCCGAGCCTGAAGCTGGCGCAAGCGCTGGTCGACAACAGCGCCTTCGACCAGGTGTTCTTTGCCAATTCCGGCGCGGAAGCCAACGAAGGCGCGATCAAGCTCGCGCGGAAGTACGGCAGCCTGCACAGAGGCGGCGCATTCGAGATCATCAGCTTCGAAGGCGGCTTCCACGGCCGGACGCTGGCGACGATGTCGGCCTCGGGCAAGAAGGCGTTCGAGCCCCTGTTCGAGCCAAAAGTCGCGGGCTTCAAGAAGGCGAAGCTGAACGACATCGCCTCGGTCGAGAAGCTGATCAACGACAACACCGTTGCGGTGATGCTCGAGCCGATCCAGGGAGAGTCAGGCGTGTGGCCGGCGACCGACCAGTTCCTGCAGGCGTTGCGCGCGCTCACCGAGGCGCATGGCCTGCTGCTGATCTTCGACGAGATCCAGACCGGCATGGGCCGGACCGGAAAACTGTTCCATTACGAGCACACCGGCATCGCGCCCGACATCATGACGCTCGGCAAGGGCATCGGCGGCGGCGTGCCGCTCGCCGCCCTGCTCGCAACCGAACATGCCTCCTGTTTCGAGCACGGCGACCAGGGCGGCACGTTCAACGGCAATCCGCTCATGTGCGCGGCGGGGCTCGCCGTGCTCGAGGAGGTCGGCAAGCCGGACTTCCTGAAACAGGTCGCCGAGACTGGCCTCCTGCTCGAAAGCGAGCTGCAGAAGGTCTCGGCGCGGCATGGTCTCGGCGGCGTGCGGGGACGCGGGCTGCTGCTCGCGCTTGACCTCAAGCTACCGATCGCACCCGGCATCGTCGCGCAAGCGTTTGAAGCCGGCGTGCTCCTCAACGCGCCGCAGCTCGACACGCTCCGCTTCATGCCGGCGCTGAACGTCTCGAAGGCGGAGATCGCCGAGATGATCGATTGTCTCGACGGGATTTTGACCAAGGCCGGCGCGGCACGGCGCGTGGCGTAATACCGGCTTGATGCCGGCGCCGTCGCGCGCAACGCGCGGCGGCCTTTCACCTCAGGTCCGACGCGCGTGTCACATGACGCGATGATGGTGATAGGGCATGTCACGAAAGATGCGAAATCGATCCTTCAAAATCTTCTCGCATTCGCAGGCTTCATGGCGCAGCCCCGCCATATCGCGAATTCGAATGGCGCCCCGCGATCCCTCGATGATACCTTCTGCCTCGAAGTCCGACAGTGCCTTCGACACCCCAGGCCGCCTCACCCCGAGAGCCGACGCTATCATTCCATGCGTCACGGGAACGCGATCTTTCCCGATGCGGTCCTGAGCGAGCAGTATCCACCGCGCCACGCGCTGGGGGATCTCGTGTCTGGCGTTGCACAAGGCAATTTGAGCGTTGAGCGCGATCAACAACTGCACATACTTGAGCAGATGCTCGCGTGTCGCCGGGCTCTGCTGCAGGATGTCGCGGAACGCCCCTGCTTCGATGCGAAGTGCGTTTCCGGGAACGCACACGACGCTTCGCTGAATCGTCTGCATCGTACCGAGCACCAGTGACACGCCGACAAATCCGAACTTGCCGACGACAGCCACCTCGACCAGTCCATCCCTTGCGGTTCGCACCATGCGCGAGACCACGCCGGACTCGATGAAATAGGCCGCATCCGGATAACGTAACGCATCCTGAAGAATCTCGTTTCGCTTCAGCGGGACGGCCTTCAGGTGCGGTCGCAACAGCGCGAACTCTGCCTCAGGCAAAGTCGCCAGAACCGTGTTCTGGACGCTAAACGGTGTCGCACCGGCACTGCTGACGGATTTCGATGTCATTGGATCGTGCGTATCCTGCGCTGGCCTTCGAGCTGCAATCGGCACAACTATCGCTTCCAAGGTCGAACCGACCCTCGGTATCGTCACGAAACTAGCTTTCGATCCCACGTCTGTATTGTGACATAGTAGCGCAGACCCGACAGACGGAACTGCAGACGAAGCCCCCCGGGATCGCGCGCAGCGTCCTTCTCTACGATGCAGGCCGAACCGTCGCTGCCCCTGCTGCCGTCGCATGCGCGTTCTCGCCGAATTCGGTCAAAGCGACAATCCGCTCCCGGGTGCGGCTGCGTGCAGCATCGACCAGCATGGTTCCCGCCCAGCGGTAGACGTTGTTCTCCTTGACCTGCTGCCGCATCAGCTTCATCCGTTCGGCCTGCTCGTCCAGCGGCATGGTCATGGCACGCTTGATCGCGGCGGCGAGCTCTTCAGTGTCGTAAGGATTGACGATCAGCGCTTCGGACATCTCTCGGGCCGCTCCGGTGAAACTCGACAGCACGAGCACGCCCGCGTTGTCGTCGCGGCAGCTGACGAATTCCTTGGCGACGAGGTTCATGCCGTCATGGAGGCTACTGACGACGCAAACGTCTGCGGCGCGAAACAGCTTGAATACGTCGCTCGATTCGTAGTGTCGGGCGACCAGCCGGATTGGCGACTGGCCACCTGCATGGCGGCCATTGATCTCGGATGCGAGATCCTCTGCTTCCGACTGCAGCTGCGAATAGGCGCCGAGCTTGCTGCGAGTCGGGGCTGCGACCTGGATGAAAACGAGCCGCTCCCTCCAGGATGGATCGCGGGTCAACAACGCGTCGATCGCGTGCATGCGGTCCGGTATGCCTTTGGTGTAGTCAAACCTCTCGACGCCGACGATGACCTTGGTGTTCTCGGCGAGATCGAACTTTGCCATGACTTCCGCGCGACACGCGTCCCGCGCCGGAACTCCCGCGAGCGCGCCCGGCGGCCATTCAATCGAGATCGGATAGGCGCGGATCTTCGTCTCGTGGCCGCCAAGGCTGACGGCTTGCACCTCACGGTCGATCCTGCTTTCCACGAAACGATCGACGCACTCGACGAAATTGTTGCAGTGGAACTGGGTGTGAAACCCCAGGATGGTGCTCCCCAGCATCCCCTCGATGATCTCCCGCCGCCACGGACAGATGCTGAACGTTTCGGCATTCGGCCATGGAATGTGCCAGAACGAGATGATGGTCGCCTTCGGCAGCCGCTGCCGGATCATCTTGGGGGCAAGCGCGAAGTGATAGTCCTGCACCAGCACGACCGGATCCTCGGTTCGTGCCTCGGCAACGACGGCATCCGCGAAACGCTGATTGATGCGTTGGTACATCTGCCAGTCGTCGGTTCGAAACGACGGACGCACGAAGACGATATGGCATAGCGGCCACAGCCCCTCGTTGGCGAAGCCGTAATAGTAGCCGTCCTGCTCCGCCTCGGATATCCAGACGCGGCGCAGCGCATAGGCGGGCGAGCCCTCCGGAACCCTGATCCTGTCGTGGGCATCGACAGTGTCCCGGTCTGCACTCCCGCTGCCATGGGCGATCCAGGTGCCGCCGCAAGCCCGCATGATCGGCTCGAGCGCCGAAACCAGCCCGCTCGCCGGCCGCTGCACGACAACTCCGTCATCCGTTCGGTTGTGGATGTACGGCTCTCGATTCGACAAGACCAGCACCTCCGCGCCCGGCAACACGCCATGCAGCAGTTCCTGGAGGGCACTTGGGGTCCAGTCGATCTGGTGGGCCTGGGTGAAGTCTTCGGCCCGCCGGAGCAGCTTGTGGATCTCGCGGTCCATGGCAGATCCGCTCGCCGCAAGCCGCTCGCCTGACCGGCCCAGGCGCACCTCGTCGACCGCACGCCTGAGCGAATTCATCCAGCTGCGCAGCATGAAGACGGCAAAAATGATGGTGCCGACCGTCAGCACCAGCACGACGCCGGCCAGAGAGGCGAGCAGATAGGCGACCACCTGGCTGGAGCGCGCACTCGCAAAGCTCAGGTCGGTCAGTATCACGAGATATGATCGGCCTTCACTGCCGCCGACGGGGAACGCAGCGACCAGGATTCGCCGGCCGCCGCTGGCGATGTCGGAGAAGCTTTCGCTCTCGAATTTCGCGATCTTGCCGCAGTCGAAGCTCGCGGGCATTTCCGGCGTCGGGGCGACCAGCGTTCCTGCCCGACTGCAAAAGCCGACGGCCAGGATCTTCTTGTCCAGCGCCACGCGCCGGAACAGCTCGCTCAGCCGATCCCAGGATTGATCCGCTACGTCGCGGTCGAGAAACGGCTGGATCGCATTGAACACGAGCCTCGACCGCGTTTCGACGTCGCTTCGCGACCATTGCTGAACGACGCCACCCGTGAACGGAGAGATGCCGAACGCAACGATCAAGGCGACCGCGATGCCGAAGACCGCGAAGCGGACAAAGTCCCTGAGCCTGATCGGCATAGCTCAGCGCGACCGGTTCTTGAGCGTGATCGCCACGATGATCAATGCGAACATTGCAAGCCTCAGCACGTAGAAAGCGGGTTCCAGCTCGTAGGAAGTCTCGGTGAGACCGAGCGCGACGCGCGAGACTGTGTCGATCGCGAACGCGAGAGCGAACAGCAGGAAGAAGACGTCGGAGGTTTGACGCCAGAACTTCGCGAAGAACAACGTGGTCGCGAACGAGGCCATTGCCACCGCGCCGGACAAGACCGCGGACAGATTGTTCGTCATGATTCAGTATCCCAGATCAATCCAAAGAGAAGTATGCTCATCGCAATCAGTGCAACGAACAGACGCAACGCGGAGAGATCGACATCCGGCAGCACGACCTTGTCGAGCAGCAGGATCACGTTGTTGGCGGCAAGGCCGACGAAGCACAGGCCGCTCCAGAGCAAAAGCCGATACCACTCGAGACGGTATGCAGCGAGCAGCAGTCCGGCGCAAACTGCCGACGTCACGGCGCACAGTCCGTAGATCAACGACGACACCGTCACGACCCCTTCCGGAACTTGAAGGCGTCGGCAAATGAGCCGATGCGGCGAGGTTTCGAGTGCACGAGGTTCGTGATGGGGATGAGATGCCGGGAATAGACTCCCAGAAGCTGTTCGATCAGTTTCAAATTCTGCTCCGGCACGCCTTCAAGGCGGTAGACCTCATCGGTGCAGGTCAACAACTCAGAGGCACAAAGGCGGCTCAACGCCTCGGCCGCCTCCGGCTCGCCGATGTAAAGCCGCCTCGCAAGCCGTGC
The sequence above is drawn from the Bradyrhizobium amphicarpaeae genome and encodes:
- a CDS encoding ANTAR domain-containing response regulator; translated protein: MSAEQSPKIVIVDESPIRAAILQEGLREAGFTQVVHINEMQSLLARIYAVDPDIILIDLENPSRDVLEAMFQVSRAVKRPIAMFVDQSDSASIQASVEAGVSAYIVDGLKKERIKPILDLCVSRFNAFAKLQEELERTKSQLEDRKVIERAKGILMKVKGLNEDEAYVLLRSTAMREKKKIGEIAQSIITASEMLK
- the rimO gene encoding 30S ribosomal protein S12 methylthiotransferase RimO, producing MDQTAAPKVSFVSLGCPKALVDSERIITRLRAEGYELARKHDGADIVIVNTCGFLDSAKQESLSAIGEAMAENGKVIVTGCMGAEPEAIEQAYPGVLSITGPQQYESVLDAVHRALPPAHNPHMDLVPPQGIKLTPRHYAYLKISEGCNNRCTFCIIPKLRGDLVSRPANDVLREAERLVGAGVKELLVISQDTSAYGVDLKYAESPWKDRQVRARFLDLARELGELGAWVRLQYVYPYPHVDEVIALMNEGKVLPYLDIPFQHASPDVLKAMKRPAAQDKTLARIKRWREECPDLALRSTFIVGFPGETDADFAYLLDWLDEAEIDRLGCFKYEPVAGATSNAIENPVPEEIKQERYNALMARQQKISARRLKRKVGTRQQIIIDEVGPTVAKGRSKADAPEIDGAVYLTSRRPLRVGEIVTAKIERADQYDLHGSVAGF
- a CDS encoding carboxymuconolactone decarboxylase family protein, encoding MTHAQTQAESRFDRGQRALSRIDGSAGEKVIASLADIAPDFARYVIEFPFGDIYCRPGLGLRDREIATIAALTALGNAAPQLKVHIEAGLNVGLSRDEIVEVIMQMAVYAGFPAALNGLFAAKDVFAAHDGQHASSKGT
- a CDS encoding MerR family transcriptional regulator — protein: MKIGDLAKRTGLSTHTLRYYERIGLLPYADRDRSGQRDFDASILTWIEFLGRLKTTGMPIRDMLRYAALRDDGDATGPARRQMLEVHREQVRTQIAELQECLLVLDTKIAGYAGDEQRTKENDARPNTSRKPLRSRSAGPVTH
- a CDS encoding acetylornithine transaminase, with protein sequence MTTHPYDALMDITARPKAVFVRGAGSYLWDDGRKRYLDFVQGWAVNCLGHSPAVIAEALAAQANRLLTPSPAFYNEPSLKLAQALVDNSAFDQVFFANSGAEANEGAIKLARKYGSLHRGGAFEIISFEGGFHGRTLATMSASGKKAFEPLFEPKVAGFKKAKLNDIASVEKLINDNTVAVMLEPIQGESGVWPATDQFLQALRALTEAHGLLLIFDEIQTGMGRTGKLFHYEHTGIAPDIMTLGKGIGGGVPLAALLATEHASCFEHGDQGGTFNGNPLMCAAGLAVLEEVGKPDFLKQVAETGLLLESELQKVSARHGLGGVRGRGLLLALDLKLPIAPGIVAQAFEAGVLLNAPQLDTLRFMPALNVSKAEIAEMIDCLDGILTKAGAARRVA
- a CDS encoding Crp/Fnr family transcriptional regulator, whose product is MTSKSVSSAGATPFSVQNTVLATLPEAEFALLRPHLKAVPLKRNEILQDALRYPDAAYFIESGVVSRMVRTARDGLVEVAVVGKFGFVGVSLVLGTMQTIQRSVVCVPGNALRIEAGAFRDILQQSPATREHLLKYVQLLIALNAQIALCNARHEIPQRVARWILLAQDRIGKDRVPVTHGMIASALGVRRPGVSKALSDFEAEGIIEGSRGAIRIRDMAGLRHEACECEKILKDRFRIFRDMPYHHHRVM
- a CDS encoding alpha,alpha-trehalose-phosphate synthase (UDP-forming), which encodes MPIRLRDFVRFAVFGIAVALIVAFGISPFTGGVVQQWSRSDVETRSRLVFNAIQPFLDRDVADQSWDRLSELFRRVALDKKILAVGFCSRAGTLVAPTPEMPASFDCGKIAKFESESFSDIASGGRRILVAAFPVGGSEGRSYLVILTDLSFASARSSQVVAYLLASLAGVVLVLTVGTIIFAVFMLRSWMNSLRRAVDEVRLGRSGERLAASGSAMDREIHKLLRRAEDFTQAHQIDWTPSALQELLHGVLPGAEVLVLSNREPYIHNRTDDGVVVQRPASGLVSALEPIMRACGGTWIAHGSGSADRDTVDAHDRIRVPEGSPAYALRRVWISEAEQDGYYYGFANEGLWPLCHIVFVRPSFRTDDWQMYQRINQRFADAVVAEARTEDPVVLVQDYHFALAPKMIRQRLPKATIISFWHIPWPNAETFSICPWRREIIEGMLGSTILGFHTQFHCNNFVECVDRFVESRIDREVQAVSLGGHETKIRAYPISIEWPPGALAGVPARDACRAEVMAKFDLAENTKVIVGVERFDYTKGIPDRMHAIDALLTRDPSWRERLVFIQVAAPTRSKLGAYSQLQSEAEDLASEINGRHAGGQSPIRLVARHYESSDVFKLFRAADVCVVSSLHDGMNLVAKEFVSCRDDNAGVLVLSSFTGAAREMSEALIVNPYDTEELAAAIKRAMTMPLDEQAERMKLMRQQVKENNVYRWAGTMLVDAARSRTRERIVALTEFGENAHATAAGAATVRPAS
- a CDS encoding DUF5985 family protein yields the protein MTNNLSAVLSGAVAMASFATTLFFAKFWRQTSDVFFLLFALAFAIDTVSRVALGLTETSYELEPAFYVLRLAMFALIIVAITLKNRSR
- a CDS encoding DUF5985 family protein, which produces MTVSSLIYGLCAVTSAVCAGLLLAAYRLEWYRLLLWSGLCFVGLAANNVILLLDKVVLPDVDLSALRLFVALIAMSILLFGLIWDTES